From Pelmatolapia mariae isolate MD_Pm_ZW linkage group LG1, Pm_UMD_F_2, whole genome shotgun sequence, one genomic window encodes:
- the saa gene encoding serum amyloid A isoform X2 has product MKLLVAGIFLILIVETTAQWYNFPIEAAKGARDMLQAYRDMREANWKNSDKYFHARGNYDAAQRGAGGKWAAEVIRDPNHFRPEGLPSKY; this is encoded by the exons ATGAAGTTGCTTGTGGCTGGGATTTTTCTCATTCTAATTGTGGAAACCACTGCCCAGTGGTATAATTTCCCAATTGAAGCAGCTAAAG GGGCTCGTGATATGTTGCAAGCCTACCGCGACATGAGGGAGGCCAACTGGAAAAATTCAGACAAATACTTTCATGCCAGAGGAAACTATGATGCTGCACAGAGAGGAGCAGGAGGCAAATGGGCTGCTGAGGTTATCAGG GATCCCAACCATTTCAGGCCCGAGGGTCTTCCTAGCAAGTACTGA
- the saa gene encoding serum amyloid A isoform X1, whose amino-acid sequence MKLLVAGIFLILIVETTAQWYNFPIEAAKGARDMLQAYRDMREANWKNSDKYFHARGNYDAAQRGAGGKWAAEVISNTREWVQERLGHGAEDSEADQAANRWGRDGNDPNHFRPEGLPSKY is encoded by the exons ATGAAGTTGCTTGTGGCTGGGATTTTTCTCATTCTAATTGTGGAAACCACTGCCCAGTGGTATAATTTCCCAATTGAAGCAGCTAAAG GGGCTCGTGATATGTTGCAAGCCTACCGCGACATGAGGGAGGCCAACTGGAAAAATTCAGACAAATACTTTCATGCCAGAGGAAACTATGATGCTGCACAGAGAGGAGCAGGAGGCAAATGGGCTGCTGAGGTTATCAG TAACACCAGAGAGTGGGTGCAGGAGAGACTGGGTCATGGCGCTGAGGACTCCGAAGCTGATCAGGCGGCAAACCGTTGGGGGCGAGACGGAAATGATCCCAACCATTTCAGGCCCGAGGGTCTTCCTAGCAAGTACTGA